The Pasteurella multocida genome contains a region encoding:
- a CDS encoding Flp family type IVb pilin has translation MGFSNFLKCQRGITSIEYGLISAVIAVFIVSMLYNDNGLVIALQAKFDLLKSTVVNALK, from the coding sequence ATGGGTTTTTCCAATTTTCTTAAATGTCAGAGAGGAATTACGTCAATTGAATATGGACTTATTTCCGCAGTGATTGCCGTTTTTATTGTATCGATGCTTTACAATGATAATGGACTTGTTATTGCTCTCCAAGCGAAATTTGACTTGTTAAAATCTACAGTAGTGAATGCACTGAAATAA
- a CDS encoding Flp family type IVb pilin: MFSKLTTQAYIAVTESIRNFKKDERGVTAIEYGLIAVAVAVLIVAAFYGDTGLVKSLQKKFTDLTTSVTSAQVGGSQP, from the coding sequence ATGTTTAGTAAATTAACAACTCAAGCTTATATCGCTGTAACTGAATCGATTCGTAACTTTAAGAAAGACGAGCGTGGTGTAACTGCAATCGAGTACGGTTTAATCGCTGTAGCTGTAGCGGTATTAATCGTTGCTGCGTTCTATGGTGACACTGGCTTAGTGAAATCACTTCAGAAGAAATTTACAGACTTAACTACGTCAGTAACTAGTGCACAAGTGGGTGGTAGTCAGCCATAG
- the pgsA gene encoding CDP-diacylglycerol--glycerol-3-phosphate 3-phosphatidyltransferase — translation MKPNIPIFLTLFRVILIPFFVIAFYLPFSWSPFLTVLIFFIAGVTDWFDGYLARKWKQTTRFGAFLDPVADKVMVTVALALVVEYHHSFWITLPAVIMISREIIISALREWMAEIGDRNKVAVSWLGKVKTTAQMLALGGLLWRYNVVMEIAAIVLLYVAAILTVWSMLQYLKAAKGSLLSDITL, via the coding sequence ATGAAACCAAATATTCCTATATTCCTTACGCTTTTCCGTGTCATTTTAATTCCTTTTTTTGTCATTGCATTTTATTTGCCTTTCTCGTGGTCGCCTTTTTTAACCGTATTGATTTTTTTTATTGCTGGCGTCACAGATTGGTTTGATGGTTATCTTGCACGAAAATGGAAACAAACGACACGTTTTGGCGCATTTTTAGATCCTGTTGCGGATAAAGTGATGGTCACAGTCGCCCTCGCTCTGGTTGTTGAATATCACCATTCTTTTTGGATTACTTTGCCAGCCGTGATCATGATTTCTAGAGAAATCATCATTTCCGCATTAAGAGAATGGATGGCTGAAATTGGCGACAGGAATAAAGTGGCGGTATCTTGGCTCGGAAAAGTGAAAACCACAGCACAAATGTTAGCGTTAGGTGGATTGTTGTGGCGCTATAATGTGGTGATGGAAATTGCTGCGATTGTTTTACTGTATGTTGCGGCGATTTTAACCGTTTGGTCGATGTTACAATATTTAAAAGCGGCTAAAGGCAGCTTACTTTCGGATATTACACTTTAA
- the uvrC gene encoding excinuclease ABC subunit UvrC, protein MLFMFDAKSFLANVSHDAGVYRMYDEKDTVIYVGKAKDLKKRLSSYFRTHLSSKKTEALVSAIARIDTTITSSETEALLLEHNYIKTYQPRYNVLLRDDKSYPYILLTADRHPRISAYRGSKKIKGEYFGPYPHASAVRETLSLLQKLFPIRQCENAVYNNRSRPCLQYQIGRCVAPCVAGYVTDEAYLQQVELARLFLQGKDQQVLEHLIHKMEQASRALDFEEAARIRDQIQAVRAVMEKQFVSTERLDDMDILSIAYQLGIACVQVLFIRQGKMLGNRSYFPKVPANTTLSELTATFVGQFYLQAHQGRSIPHRIIVDHKLSEKTELEELLTQQAGRKVHIQDNTKGEKSKYLQLAKMNAQSALVTQLKQSTLLKERYQALQAILQLGEIRRMECFDISHTMGEQTIASCVVFNQDGPLKSDYRRFNITGITAGDDYAAMEQALLKRYDKPLEQEKIPDVIFIDGGKGQLNRALQTFAKLNVKWDKNQPHLIGVAKGIDRKAGLETLILSKQGKILHLPSDHLALHLIQHIRDESHQHAISGHRKKRQQAFLQSGLESVEGVGAKRRQTLLKYLGGMQGVKKATLDEIASVPGISKALAERIYDALRD, encoded by the coding sequence ATGCTGTTTATGTTTGATGCCAAATCCTTTTTAGCCAATGTTTCCCACGATGCGGGTGTTTATCGTATGTATGACGAGAAAGACACCGTCATTTATGTGGGAAAAGCGAAGGATCTGAAAAAGCGCCTCTCAAGTTATTTTCGCACTCATCTTAGCAGTAAAAAAACAGAGGCGCTGGTTAGTGCGATTGCACGAATTGACACCACGATTACATCGTCGGAAACAGAAGCCTTATTGCTTGAGCATAACTACATTAAGACCTATCAGCCGCGTTATAATGTTTTATTACGCGATGATAAATCCTATCCCTATATTTTATTAACCGCAGATCGCCATCCTCGTATTAGTGCATATCGAGGAAGTAAAAAAATTAAAGGCGAATATTTTGGACCTTATCCGCATGCTAGTGCGGTCAGAGAAACCCTTTCTTTACTGCAAAAACTCTTCCCAATCCGCCAGTGTGAAAATGCCGTTTATAACAACCGTTCTCGCCCTTGTTTACAATATCAGATTGGACGATGTGTAGCCCCTTGTGTTGCAGGTTATGTGACGGATGAGGCTTATTTACAACAAGTTGAGTTAGCTCGTCTTTTTTTACAAGGCAAAGACCAGCAAGTGCTTGAACATTTGATACATAAAATGGAACAAGCCAGCCGAGCACTGGATTTTGAAGAGGCTGCTCGCATCCGTGATCAAATTCAAGCTGTCCGTGCCGTCATGGAAAAACAATTTGTGTCCACTGAACGTCTGGATGATATGGATATTCTCTCGATTGCTTACCAATTAGGTATTGCTTGTGTTCAGGTCTTGTTTATCCGACAAGGTAAAATGTTAGGGAATCGGAGCTATTTCCCTAAAGTACCGGCAAATACAACGTTGTCTGAGTTAACGGCAACCTTTGTGGGGCAATTTTATTTACAGGCACACCAAGGACGCAGTATTCCACACCGTATTATTGTTGATCATAAGTTATCGGAAAAGACCGAGTTAGAAGAATTACTGACTCAGCAAGCGGGGCGAAAAGTTCATATTCAAGACAATACAAAAGGTGAGAAGAGTAAATACTTGCAACTAGCCAAAATGAATGCTCAATCAGCATTAGTCACTCAGCTTAAACAAAGTACGTTACTCAAAGAACGCTATCAAGCGCTGCAAGCCATTTTACAGTTAGGTGAAATTCGACGTATGGAATGTTTTGATATTAGTCATACAATGGGTGAACAAACCATTGCATCTTGTGTGGTTTTTAATCAAGATGGACCATTAAAGTCGGACTATCGTCGATTTAATATTACCGGAATTACCGCTGGGGATGATTATGCAGCCATGGAGCAAGCCTTGCTAAAACGTTATGATAAGCCACTTGAGCAAGAAAAAATCCCAGACGTGATTTTTATTGATGGTGGTAAGGGACAACTTAATCGCGCGTTACAGACGTTTGCTAAGCTAAACGTGAAATGGGATAAAAATCAACCGCACTTAATTGGTGTGGCGAAAGGCATTGATCGGAAAGCAGGGTTAGAAACCTTAATTCTAAGCAAACAGGGAAAAATACTTCATTTACCTTCTGATCATTTAGCCTTACATCTGATTCAACATATTCGTGATGAAAGCCATCAGCATGCGATTAGTGGACATCGTAAAAAACGCCAACAAGCCTTTTTACAGAGTGGCTTAGAATCGGTAGAAGGTGTTGGTGCAAAACGCCGTCAAACATTGTTGAAATATTTAGGTGGGATGCAGGGGGTCAAAAAGGCTACGCTAGATGAAATCGCCTCTGTCCCAGGCATTTCTAAAGCCCTTGCCGAACGAATTTATGATGCTTTGCGAGATTAA
- the kdsB gene encoding 3-deoxy-manno-octulosonate cytidylyltransferase: MTNFTVIIPARYASTRLPGKPLAEIAGKPMIAHVFEKAMQSGAKRVIVATDHEQVATVARGFGAEVCMTSETHQSGTERLAEVVEKLGIAEDEIIVNIQGDEPLIPPAIVRQVAENLAKYQVKMASLAVNITDPEELFNPNAVKVLTDHAGYVLYFSRAPIPWHRDQFASLPKEKSTRGQLVLSDHYLRHIGIYAYRAGFIKQYIQWQPSALEQIESLEQLRVLWYGEKIHVELAREVPPVGVDTAEDLEKVRSILEK, translated from the coding sequence ATGACAAATTTTACGGTCATTATCCCTGCACGTTATGCGTCAACACGTTTACCTGGGAAACCTTTAGCGGAGATTGCGGGAAAACCGATGATTGCACATGTCTTTGAAAAGGCGATGCAGTCAGGTGCAAAACGCGTCATTGTTGCGACAGATCATGAACAAGTTGCGACAGTTGCACGAGGATTTGGCGCAGAAGTTTGCATGACATCTGAAACACATCAGTCAGGAACTGAGCGATTAGCTGAAGTGGTTGAGAAGTTAGGTATTGCGGAAGATGAAATCATTGTCAATATTCAAGGAGACGAACCCTTGATCCCACCGGCAATTGTACGTCAAGTTGCTGAGAATTTAGCAAAATACCAAGTAAAAATGGCAAGTTTGGCGGTCAACATAACGGACCCCGAAGAATTGTTCAATCCTAATGCGGTCAAAGTATTGACTGATCATGCCGGCTATGTGTTGTATTTTTCCCGTGCACCGATTCCATGGCATCGTGATCAATTTGCCTCTTTACCAAAAGAAAAAAGCACAAGAGGACAATTGGTCTTGTCTGATCACTATTTACGTCATATAGGTATTTATGCCTATCGTGCAGGTTTTATTAAACAGTATATTCAATGGCAACCGAGTGCATTAGAGCAGATTGAAAGCTTAGAGCAATTACGGGTGTTATGGTATGGTGAAAAAATCCATGTAGAATTAGCGCGAGAAGTGCCGCCGGTTGGCGTGGATACCGCTGAAGATTTAGAAAAAGTGCGGTCAATTTTAGAAAAATAA
- a CDS encoding Trm112 family protein, with amino-acid sequence MDSTLLEIVACPICHGRLALDQTSQKLVCHFDKVAYDINQGIPVLLAEQAMPLSARQEEP; translated from the coding sequence ATGGATTCAACATTATTAGAGATTGTCGCTTGTCCTATTTGTCATGGGCGTTTAGCGCTTGATCAAACCAGCCAGAAATTAGTCTGTCATTTTGATAAAGTTGCTTATGACATCAATCAAGGTATCCCGGTATTGTTAGCGGAACAAGCCATGCCTTTATCCGCAAGACAAGAGGAGCCGTAG
- the lpxK gene encoding tetraacyldisaccharide 4'-kinase yields the protein MQFWYSRTWITWLMLPLSFLFWLISTCRQFLFRKGIFASYRAPVPVIVVGNLSVGGNGKTPVVIWLVKQLQQKGLKVGVISRGYGSQSSVYPLLVTPDTDPIQGGDEPVLIAKRTQVPVCISANRQHAIELLLQHRPDCDLIISDDGLQHYRLQRDFEIVVLDVQRGFGNGFLLPAGPLRELPSRLNTVDLIICHGQASKYSDVEMTLVPHHAINLVTGESRLLSDFHRVSAIAGIGHPQRFFSMLENLSMQLIQTKAFQDHQTFEAAQFVDFDQTQPLLMTEKDAVKCLSFAQKNWWYVPVEAEIKGEKVRSFLEKFDEIRKTV from the coding sequence ATGCAATTTTGGTATTCACGCACGTGGATCACTTGGTTGATGCTGCCACTTTCTTTTTTATTTTGGCTCATCAGCACTTGCCGCCAGTTCCTCTTTAGAAAAGGGATATTCGCCTCTTATCGCGCCCCTGTGCCCGTGATTGTCGTAGGAAATCTTTCTGTGGGGGGAAACGGTAAAACCCCTGTCGTTATTTGGCTGGTCAAACAGTTACAACAAAAAGGTCTCAAGGTTGGTGTGATTTCTCGTGGCTACGGAAGCCAATCATCTGTGTATCCTTTACTTGTGACGCCAGACACGGATCCTATTCAGGGGGGCGATGAACCAGTCCTTATTGCAAAACGTACACAAGTCCCTGTTTGTATTTCTGCTAATCGTCAACATGCCATTGAATTGTTATTACAGCATCGACCTGATTGTGATTTGATCATCAGTGATGATGGATTACAGCATTATAGATTACAACGTGATTTTGAAATTGTGGTGCTCGATGTACAACGTGGATTCGGTAATGGCTTTTTACTACCTGCTGGACCATTACGTGAGTTACCAAGCCGTTTAAATACAGTAGATCTGATTATTTGTCATGGTCAGGCGAGCAAGTATAGTGATGTAGAAATGACACTTGTACCTCATCATGCCATTAATCTTGTGACAGGTGAATCACGCTTATTGAGTGATTTCCATCGTGTTTCTGCTATTGCGGGTATTGGGCATCCACAACGTTTTTTCTCGATGTTAGAAAACTTATCAATGCAATTAATTCAAACCAAAGCGTTTCAAGATCATCAAACGTTTGAGGCAGCACAATTTGTCGATTTTGATCAAACTCAGCCTTTGTTAATGACGGAAAAAGATGCGGTCAAATGTCTGTCTTTTGCGCAAAAGAATTGGTGGTATGTCCCCGTAGAGGCAGAGATTAAAGGTGAAAAAGTGCGGTCATTTTTGGAAAAATTTGATGAAATTCGCAAAACAGTATGA
- the msbA gene encoding lipid A ABC transporter ATP-binding protein/permease MsbA has protein sequence MQDKDLSTVQTFKRLWPIISPFKLGLVVSGIALVINALADAGLISLLKPLLDEGFGKADVSFLRTMSYVVVLVIFLRGISNFISSYCLSWVSGKVVMIMRRRIFKHLMFMPVPFFDQNSSGRLLSRITYDSELVANSSSGALITIVREGAYIISLLAVMLYTSWQLSIVLFLIGPIIAVLIRFVSKRFRELSKNMQNSMGELTSTAEQMLKGHKVVLSFGGQIVEEERFNHVSNDMRRKGMKMAVADAISNPVVQIIASFALAAVLYLATVPTIMDQNLTAGSFTVVFSSMLAMMRPLKSLTNVNAQFQKGMAACQTLFALLDLETEKDLGTHKGENVQGYLSFKNVTFTYPSRDEPALRNLSFDVEKGKTVALVGRSGSGKSTIANLVTRFYDVDQGEITLDGINIQDYRLSSLRKNCAVVSQQVHLFNDTIANNIAYAAKDKYSREEIIKAAKDAYAMEFIEKLEHGLDTVIGENGVNLSGGQRQRLAIARALLRNSPVLILDEATSALDTESERSIQLALEKLQKERTVIVIAHRLSTIENADEILVIEHGEIKERGSHSELLALNGAYKQLHHIQVNH, from the coding sequence ATGCAAGATAAAGATCTTTCAACAGTACAGACATTTAAACGGTTATGGCCAATTATTAGCCCTTTTAAACTTGGATTAGTAGTATCGGGTATTGCTTTAGTGATTAATGCATTAGCCGATGCAGGATTAATTTCTTTATTAAAACCTCTTTTAGATGAAGGCTTTGGCAAGGCGGATGTTTCTTTTTTACGTACAATGTCATACGTTGTGGTCCTTGTTATCTTCCTGCGTGGTATCAGTAATTTTATTTCATCTTATTGCTTATCTTGGGTTTCCGGTAAAGTGGTGATGATTATGCGTCGTCGCATTTTTAAACACCTGATGTTTATGCCCGTACCTTTTTTTGATCAAAACTCCAGTGGACGACTGTTGTCTCGCATCACTTATGATTCTGAGTTAGTGGCGAATTCCTCTTCGGGGGCGTTAATTACAATTGTCAGAGAAGGTGCCTATATTATTTCTTTGTTAGCAGTGATGCTTTATACCAGTTGGCAGTTATCTATTGTTCTGTTTTTAATTGGTCCGATTATTGCTGTACTAATTCGTTTTGTTTCAAAGCGTTTTCGAGAATTAAGTAAAAATATGCAAAACTCAATGGGAGAATTGACCTCTACCGCAGAACAAATGTTAAAAGGACATAAAGTAGTACTCTCTTTTGGTGGACAAATAGTGGAAGAAGAGCGTTTCAACCATGTCAGTAACGATATGCGTCGGAAAGGAATGAAAATGGCGGTTGCAGATGCGATTTCCAATCCGGTTGTGCAAATTATTGCTTCTTTTGCCTTGGCTGCGGTGTTGTATTTAGCGACAGTCCCAACCATTATGGATCAAAATCTAACAGCGGGTTCCTTTACTGTCGTCTTTTCATCGATGCTAGCGATGATGAGACCGCTAAAATCCTTGACGAACGTGAATGCACAGTTTCAAAAAGGGATGGCTGCTTGTCAAACCTTGTTTGCGTTATTAGATTTAGAAACGGAGAAAGATCTAGGAACACATAAAGGGGAAAATGTTCAAGGCTATTTGAGCTTTAAAAATGTTACTTTTACTTACCCAAGTCGAGATGAGCCAGCATTACGTAATTTATCTTTTGATGTTGAAAAAGGGAAAACCGTAGCACTTGTTGGGCGTTCTGGTTCTGGTAAGTCAACGATCGCGAATTTGGTGACGCGTTTTTACGATGTTGATCAAGGTGAAATTACGTTAGATGGCATTAATATTCAAGATTATCGTTTATCCAGTTTACGTAAGAACTGTGCGGTTGTTTCACAACAAGTTCATTTATTTAATGACACTATTGCAAATAACATCGCCTATGCGGCAAAAGACAAATATAGCCGTGAGGAAATTATTAAAGCCGCAAAAGATGCCTATGCTATGGAGTTCATTGAAAAGCTTGAGCATGGCTTAGATACGGTAATCGGAGAGAATGGGGTGAATTTATCTGGAGGTCAACGTCAGCGTTTGGCGATTGCTCGCGCATTATTGCGAAATTCCCCAGTGTTAATTTTAGATGAGGCAACTTCCGCATTGGATACAGAATCTGAACGCTCAATTCAATTAGCATTGGAGAAATTACAGAAAGAACGTACCGTCATTGTGATTGCACATCGCTTATCTACAATTGAAAATGCTGATGAAATTTTGGTAATTGAGCATGGTGAAATTAAAGAACGTGGTTCACATAGCGAACTGCTTGCATTAAATGGTGCATACAAACAGTTACATCATATTCAAGTTAATCATTAA
- a CDS encoding DNA internalization-related competence protein ComEC/Rec2 — MKNALLSMSVVTVFSACSLLWLPEHFLLHWHITLLVFALLLVSIIICVLCGKNHWISPLIFVMSSVGILGYIHDQARQTLLQADLVAQLPRKIETEFKIIEVLQQKNYQTFVVSAQLSPQQAKQKMILQWHAQEKAQIGEIWKGELRLRPISSRLNMGGFDKQQWYFAKGITAYATVKSAVKISEQLSWREKWLREGVKQTMQLEYQGLLLALAFGERAWLPTDIWQTYQKTNTAHVIAISGLHIGLAMGIGYFFIRLIQFLLPLKWVTPTLPIIVGLLFAWFYAELAGFSIPTSRAFFALTVVSWVKLWRRSYSVWQFFLLVVALLLLGEPCMILSSSFWLSVGAVSVLMLWYQIFPLSLLHWRGKKITESPWRNCRWLFSLLHLQLGLLWLFTPVQLLLFQGIALTSFMANVLVVPIYSVILIPLILLAVITQGAFSFWSIANTIAKYVTMLLTPLQSHWVVFSQQEILCLIAILALTFIILIWYLYDLKKESLKCYAKVPRFFHLNQMRLLNPSLKWKTYLLAVGISLYCFLQILYKEISQPLWRLDTLDVGQGLANLIVVNGKGVLYDTGASWAGGSMAELEIIPYLQREGIELEQVILSHDDNDHVGGAETILKHYPQAKLMTASAQNYGKTDRTFCEAGKTWTWQHLTFKALSPTKIVKRAKNTDSCVLLISDGSHHLLLTGDADIAAEKQFVNQLSQLDVLQVGHHGSKTSTGYELLYQTRPKIALISSGRWNPWQFPHVQVVQRLKRYQTAVYNTGELGQISLLFHAKHIEIQTARTDFSPWYRRLIGL; from the coding sequence ATGAAAAACGCTCTTTTGTCAATGTCTGTCGTGACCGTATTCAGCGCCTGTTCGTTACTTTGGCTACCTGAACATTTCTTGCTTCATTGGCACATAACATTGTTAGTCTTCGCATTATTGCTAGTCAGCATAATCATTTGTGTTCTTTGTGGCAAAAATCACTGGATTTCTCCTCTGATCTTTGTAATGAGTTCAGTAGGCATTTTAGGCTATATTCACGATCAAGCTCGTCAGACATTATTGCAAGCGGACTTGGTTGCTCAACTGCCTCGAAAGATAGAGACAGAATTTAAAATCATTGAAGTATTACAACAAAAAAACTATCAAACTTTTGTGGTTTCTGCACAATTGTCTCCGCAACAAGCAAAACAAAAAATGATTCTTCAATGGCACGCGCAAGAAAAGGCACAGATAGGGGAGATTTGGAAAGGAGAACTACGGCTCAGACCGATTTCATCAAGGCTCAATATGGGCGGTTTTGATAAACAGCAATGGTATTTTGCTAAAGGCATTACCGCTTATGCAACGGTAAAAAGTGCGGTTAAAATAAGTGAACAGTTATCTTGGCGAGAAAAATGGTTGCGAGAGGGAGTGAAACAGACCATGCAGCTGGAATATCAAGGTCTGTTACTTGCGCTGGCTTTTGGTGAACGGGCATGGTTACCCACAGACATTTGGCAAACTTATCAAAAAACTAACACAGCACATGTGATTGCGATATCGGGTTTACATATTGGGCTTGCGATGGGAATAGGTTATTTCTTTATCCGTTTAATTCAGTTCCTATTGCCATTAAAGTGGGTGACACCGACCTTGCCAATCATTGTTGGGCTTCTTTTTGCATGGTTTTATGCTGAGTTGGCGGGCTTTAGTATTCCAACATCACGCGCGTTTTTTGCTTTAACTGTCGTGTCGTGGGTAAAACTTTGGCGGCGTTCTTATTCTGTTTGGCAATTTTTTTTATTAGTTGTTGCTTTGTTATTGCTAGGTGAACCATGTATGATTTTATCGAGCAGTTTCTGGCTGTCGGTTGGTGCTGTGAGTGTATTAATGCTTTGGTATCAAATTTTTCCGCTGTCTTTATTACATTGGCGAGGAAAAAAGATCACAGAGAGTCCTTGGCGCAACTGTCGTTGGCTCTTTAGTCTTCTTCATTTGCAACTTGGTTTATTGTGGCTTTTTACTCCCGTTCAATTATTGCTTTTTCAGGGAATAGCTTTAACGAGCTTTATGGCGAATGTGCTTGTGGTGCCTATCTATAGTGTGATTTTAATACCATTGATTTTATTGGCGGTGATCACTCAAGGGGCATTTTCCTTTTGGTCTATTGCAAATACTATTGCGAAATATGTCACGATGCTTTTAACTCCATTACAATCTCATTGGGTTGTATTCTCACAGCAGGAAATACTCTGCCTGATCGCGATTTTAGCTTTAACTTTTATTATATTGATTTGGTATCTCTATGATTTAAAAAAAGAATCACTGAAGTGCTACGCTAAAGTACCACGTTTTTTTCATCTTAATCAAATGCGGCTGTTAAATCCGTCTTTAAAATGGAAAACTTATTTACTCGCTGTTGGCATCAGTCTTTACTGTTTCTTACAGATACTTTATAAGGAGATATCTCAACCGCTTTGGCGTTTAGATACGCTCGATGTTGGACAAGGGTTAGCTAACTTGATTGTCGTGAATGGGAAAGGGGTTTTGTATGATACGGGGGCGTCTTGGGCGGGAGGAAGTATGGCGGAACTGGAAATTATACCCTATTTACAAAGAGAGGGGATTGAGTTAGAACAGGTGATTTTAAGCCATGATGATAATGATCATGTCGGGGGCGCAGAAACAATTCTAAAACATTACCCTCAAGCGAAGCTGATGACGGCATCTGCTCAAAATTACGGAAAAACTGACCGCACTTTTTGTGAAGCCGGTAAAACCTGGACTTGGCAACACTTAACATTCAAGGCCCTTTCACCGACTAAAATAGTGAAGCGAGCGAAAAATACGGACTCTTGTGTGTTACTGATCTCAGATGGTTCTCATCATCTCCTCTTAACTGGTGATGCAGATATTGCTGCGGAAAAGCAGTTTGTGAATCAGTTAAGCCAACTTGATGTGTTACAAGTTGGACATCATGGCAGTAAAACGTCAACAGGGTATGAACTTCTTTATCAAACACGACCAAAAATCGCACTGATTTCAAGTGGTCGTTGGAATCCATGGCAATTTCCACATGTTCAGGTTGTACAACGACTTAAACGTTATCAAACGGCTGTATATAACACTGGTGAGTTAGGACAAATTAGCTTACTTTTTCATGCTAAACACATCGAAATTCAAACCGCAAGAACGGATTTTTCGCCTTGGTATCGTAGATTAATTGGCTTGTAA
- the dksA gene encoding RNA polymerase-binding protein DksA: MSKSSLSILALAGVEPYKEKVGEEYMNEAQLLHFKKILQAWRDQIVEEATRTVAHMQDEASNFPDPADRATQEEEFSLELRTRDRERKLLKKIENTLKKLETGDFGYCDSCGIEIGIRRLEARPTADLCIDCKTLAEIREKQMVG; this comes from the coding sequence ATGTCTAAATCCTCTTTAAGTATATTAGCCTTAGCTGGTGTTGAACCATATAAAGAAAAGGTAGGCGAAGAATACATGAATGAAGCGCAACTGCTTCATTTCAAAAAAATCTTACAAGCATGGCGTGATCAAATTGTAGAGGAAGCAACCCGTACCGTTGCCCATATGCAAGATGAAGCGTCTAATTTCCCAGACCCTGCGGATCGTGCAACACAAGAAGAAGAGTTTAGTTTAGAGTTGCGTACACGTGATCGTGAGCGTAAACTGCTCAAAAAAATTGAGAACACATTGAAAAAATTAGAAACCGGTGATTTTGGTTACTGTGATTCTTGTGGGATTGAAATTGGTATTCGTCGCTTAGAAGCACGCCCAACTGCTGATCTTTGTATTGATTGTAAAACACTTGCCGAAATTCGTGAAAAACAAATGGTTGGCTAA